In the Gopherus flavomarginatus isolate rGopFla2 chromosome 6, rGopFla2.mat.asm, whole genome shotgun sequence genome, one interval contains:
- the DDIT4 gene encoding DNA damage-inducible transcript 4 protein: MPGVWDSFSSALPPIPEQRENQPSPISRGKSWQQEVPDRCVRAESSDCESLDSSLSCEGDVEYLDEVSLPDFDLLNDPEDELLCNNLMKLIQVSLNKANINSRRCSRLVMPSQLITQVSKELLHLAYSEPCGLRGALIDLCVEQGKGCHSVGQIAVDPNLVPTFQLTLVLRLDSRLWPKIQGLLSSGTSFTPGFSQSLKLSTGFRVIKKKLYSSEQLLIEEC; encoded by the exons ATGCCAGGCGTGTGGGACAGCTTCTCTTCCGCGCTGCCTCCCAttccagagcagagagagaaccAGCCCTCACCCATCTCCCGGGGAAAGAGCTGGCAGCAGGAAGTGCCCGATCGCTGTGTCAGAGCGGAGAGCTCCGACTGTGAATCCCTGGACAGCAGCTTGAGCTGTGAAGGAG ATGTAGAGTACCTGGATGAAGTTTCTTTGCCAGACTTTGACTTGTTAAATGACCCAGAAGATGAACTCCTATGTAATAATCTCATGAAACTAATCCAAGTCAGTCTGAACAAAGCCAACATCAATTCCAGGCGTTGCTCCCGACTTGTGATGCCAAGCCAACTCATCACTCAAGTCAGCAAAGAGCTGCTTCACCTGGCTTATAGTGAGCCCTGTGGCCTGAGAGGTGCCCTCATTGACCTGTGTGTTGAGCAAGGGAAGGGGTGTCACAGTGTGGGGCAGATTGCAGTGGATCCCAATCTTGTGCCTACTTTCCAGCTGACCCTTGTGCTAAGACTGGACTCCAGGCTCTGGCCTAAAATCCAGGGACTTCTTAGCTCTGGGACTTCTTTCACTCCTGGTTTCAGTCAGTCGCTGAAGCTGAGCACTGGATTCAGAGTCATTAAAAAGAAGCTTTACAGCTCTGAGCAGTTGCTAATAGAGGAGTGTTGA